A window from Citrus sinensis cultivar Valencia sweet orange chromosome 5, DVS_A1.0, whole genome shotgun sequence encodes these proteins:
- the LOC127902441 gene encoding uncharacterized protein LOC127902441 encodes MEVEKSLTSFLNPSVHLDRFDGTNFTRWKEKLFFLLTVLKVAYVLDPKLEPFLEPREDDTEVVKAARKRREDDELICRGHILNTLSDRLYDLYNSMTSPVEIWNALEYKYKTEKEGTDKFLVSKYFEFIMVDTKSILDQIHELQIIVAKLRELKVEISESFQVGAIIAKLPQSWNDYRKKLLHSKENITLEELQKHLVIEEETRSRESKDKHDYTKVNVVEASKFSKNFKICAMVSEMQIGMITETNMAETKSYDWWLDSGATIHVCNDKKFFLSYKEETEGQMVLMGNNNAAIVAGK; translated from the exons aTGGAGGTTGAGAAGAGTTTGACATCATTTCTGAATCCTAGTGTCCATCTAGATCGTTTTGATGGAACTAATTTCACTCGTTGGAAGGAAAAATTGTTCTTTCTCCTTACTGTTCTTAAAGTGGCATATGTTCTTGATCCGAAATTGGAACCATTTCTAGAACCAAGAGAAGATGATACCGAAGTTGTTAAGGCTGCAAGGAAACGTcgtgaagatgatgaattgatatgCCGGGGTCACATACTCAATACGCTTTCTGACAGATTATATGATCTCTACAATTCTATGACTTCTCCGGTGGAAATTTGGAATGCTCTtgaatacaaatacaaaacgGAGAAAGAAGGTACTGACAAATTCCTTgtatctaaatattttgaatttattatggtAGACACAAAATCCATTCTTGATCAAATACATGAGTTACAAATTATTGTTGCTAAGCTTCGAGagttaaaagttgaaatttctgAATCATTTCAAGTTGGGGCTATTATTGCTAAATTGCCTCAAAGTTGGAatgattatagaaagaaaCTCCTTCATAGTAAAGAGAACATAACTTTAGAAGAATTGCAAAAACACTTGGTAATTGAAGAAGAGACTAGGTCTCGTGAATCCAAGGATAAGCATGATTATACTAAAGTTAATGTTGTTGAAGCTAGTAAAttctcaaagaattttaaa ATTTGTGCTATGGTTTCTGAAATGCAAATTGGCATGATTACTGAAACCAATATGGCTGAAACTAAGTCCTATGATTGGTGGCTCGATTCGGGTGCAACAATTCATGTTTGTaatgataagaaatttttcttatcataCAAAGAAGAAACGGAAGGACAAATGGTTCTCATGGGGAACAATAATGCAGCCATAGTAGCAGGAAAATGA